The following are encoded in a window of uncultured Sphaerochaeta sp. genomic DNA:
- a CDS encoding FAD-dependent oxidoreductase, with protein sequence MDRYDVVIVGSGPAGMGAAFTLRERRPDLKILILDREKVSTGGMRNDCKMNFTYPIGFPVEYWTEEAAEHYLKQVIDFLKPSFLEKQNIDIYQKRAERLGCSLLEIKQTHLGTDGGLKLIKELLARLETLGIDLALGEAMETVNAEKQFIVTEKREIGYKRLLIAPGRKGFHFLQDLMRTLSVPYIDNIVDIGVRVETRIEHYPIVRDYYDPKFYFPEKVRTFCTNSGNAHVVRERYATNRGDQWYSVNGHAFAPDSKHDNGLVNFAILKTVRFTAPLASGQAFAENLGLQAALMGGGQPLMQRVGDFRLGSRSKEASFSGDLYDFEPTLKTCCPGDISLAIPAKILRAIWKAMKNLDTIVPGVLHPSTIMYYPEIKLYANKPAYLDERFRVKEDIWFAGDGAGTSRGITGAWASGIRSAEGILDTL encoded by the coding sequence ATGGATCGATATGATGTTGTCATCGTAGGAAGCGGACCGGCAGGAATGGGTGCAGCCTTTACGCTACGTGAGCGGCGGCCTGATCTGAAGATATTAATACTTGATCGGGAAAAGGTGTCTACTGGTGGTATGCGCAATGACTGCAAGATGAATTTCACCTACCCAATAGGGTTTCCTGTTGAATATTGGACTGAGGAAGCTGCAGAGCATTACCTGAAGCAGGTTATCGACTTTCTCAAACCATCATTTCTTGAGAAACAGAACATCGACATTTACCAGAAGCGAGCAGAGCGACTCGGTTGTTCACTGCTGGAAATTAAACAGACACATCTTGGAACTGATGGCGGACTCAAGCTCATCAAGGAATTGCTTGCTCGTCTTGAAACGTTGGGCATCGATCTTGCTCTTGGAGAGGCAATGGAAACGGTGAATGCCGAGAAACAGTTCATCGTTACCGAGAAACGCGAAATTGGTTATAAGCGGTTGCTGATAGCTCCGGGTAGAAAAGGATTCCATTTCCTCCAGGACCTGATGCGTACGCTCAGTGTCCCCTATATCGATAACATTGTCGACATCGGGGTACGGGTCGAGACCAGGATTGAGCACTATCCCATCGTGCGGGATTACTATGACCCGAAGTTCTATTTCCCTGAGAAAGTGCGTACATTCTGCACCAACAGCGGAAACGCCCACGTGGTTCGTGAGCGGTATGCGACAAACAGAGGTGACCAGTGGTATTCGGTGAATGGACATGCCTTTGCCCCAGACAGCAAGCATGATAATGGATTGGTAAACTTCGCAATCCTGAAAACAGTACGGTTTACCGCTCCTCTTGCCAGTGGACAGGCCTTCGCAGAAAATCTTGGACTGCAGGCTGCCCTCATGGGTGGTGGGCAGCCCCTGATGCAGCGAGTTGGTGATTTCCGCCTCGGTTCAAGGAGCAAGGAAGCAAGCTTCAGCGGGGACCTCTATGACTTTGAGCCTACGTTGAAAACCTGTTGTCCTGGGGATATCTCCCTCGCAATTCCTGCAAAAATCCTTCGCGCCATCTGGAAAGCAATGAAAAACCTGGATACCATTGTCCCGGGAGTGCTTCACCCCTCCACGATCATGTACTATCCTGAGATTAAACTCTATGCGAACAAACCAGCCTACCTGGATGAACGATTTCGTGTAAAAGAGGATATCTGGTTTGCTGGAGATGGAGCTGGCACAAGCCGAGGAATTACCGGAGCCTGGGCCAGCGGAATTCGAAGTGCGGAGGGAATCCTCGACACCCTATAA
- a CDS encoding alpha/beta hydrolase, with protein sequence MKIIQIAVGPNQVPLTGYLQDITGDGGIRNIRPTIVICPGGGYRFRSERERDPVALHFLSMSYNVFILDYSVQEAAKDLNPLLEASDALIKIREHAFEWMCDPTRIAIMGFSAGGHLAASLALLHKHPMITAKQKIVDENNKPDAAILCYPVISGGKYAHEESLDWVSGKDPELRSLLSLENQVTRDASPLFIWHTVTDESVPVENSLQLAVNLQKAKVPYELHLFENGDHGLSMCTEEVGTPHEACRQWVALASNWLNNRFTHTL encoded by the coding sequence ATGAAAATTATACAAATTGCTGTAGGGCCAAACCAGGTCCCTCTTACAGGATACCTCCAGGATATCACCGGTGATGGGGGGATCAGGAACATTCGCCCGACAATTGTCATCTGTCCAGGGGGCGGTTATCGGTTTCGCTCTGAGCGTGAACGTGACCCGGTTGCGTTGCACTTTCTTTCAATGAGCTACAATGTCTTCATACTGGACTATTCAGTACAGGAAGCGGCAAAGGATCTGAATCCCTTGTTGGAAGCCAGTGATGCCCTGATCAAGATTCGTGAACATGCATTTGAATGGATGTGTGATCCAACAAGGATAGCCATCATGGGTTTCAGCGCTGGTGGTCATCTTGCTGCCTCCTTGGCTCTCTTGCACAAACACCCAATGATTACTGCAAAACAGAAGATTGTGGATGAAAACAACAAACCTGATGCTGCAATACTCTGTTATCCCGTGATCAGTGGTGGAAAATATGCCCATGAAGAGAGTCTGGACTGGGTCAGTGGAAAAGACCCGGAGCTACGCTCCCTCTTGAGCTTGGAGAACCAAGTGACCAGGGATGCTTCTCCCCTGTTCATATGGCATACCGTCACAGATGAGAGTGTGCCCGTGGAGAACAGCCTGCAGTTGGCTGTAAACCTGCAGAAAGCAAAGGTCCCCTACGAACTCCATCTGTTCGAAAACGGGGACCATGGTCTTTCGATGTGCACTGAAGAGGTAGGTACCCCTCATGAAGCGTGTCGCCAATGGGTAGCGCTTGCTTCCAATTGGCTGAACAACCGCTTCACACATACCTTATAG
- a CDS encoding solute carrier family 23 protein, with protein MQTSTLFDLNGRAPLKQAFPLAIQHVVAMIVGCVTPALILSRVANLAPQDSIILVQGTLVIASLATFLQLFPIPGVLGSGLPVILGVSFAYLPSMQAIALGYDLATIFGSQLVGGIVAILVGIFVKQLRKFFPPLITGTVVFTIGLSLYPTAINYMAGGVGNPSYGSPLNWTLAFLTLAVVTMLNHLGKGIFKLASILIGIIVGYGLSLAFGIVDFSAINEARYFQAPQLMHFGIKFDIAASFSMGILFAINAIQAIGDFTATTVGAMDREPTTKELRAGITGYGLTNILGSFMGGLPTATYSQNVGIVTTTRVINRFTLGLSALILLLAGLIPKFSAVLTTIPQSVLGGATISVFASIAMTGMKLVVSEEMNYRNTSIVGLSAALGIGIAESSAALATFPVWFQSVFGQSPVVIATVVAVALNIMLPKRD; from the coding sequence ATGCAGACTTCTACACTCTTTGACCTCAATGGCAGGGCTCCCCTGAAACAGGCTTTCCCACTTGCCATCCAGCATGTGGTTGCCATGATAGTTGGCTGTGTAACCCCAGCCTTGATCCTCAGCCGTGTTGCAAACCTTGCTCCGCAAGATTCCATCATCCTTGTTCAGGGAACATTGGTCATAGCAAGCTTGGCTACATTCCTCCAACTCTTTCCCATCCCAGGAGTCCTCGGCTCAGGACTCCCTGTCATCCTGGGAGTGAGCTTTGCGTATCTGCCGAGCATGCAAGCTATTGCATTGGGATATGACCTTGCCACCATATTTGGGTCACAGTTGGTAGGAGGGATTGTAGCCATCCTGGTGGGCATATTTGTAAAACAGCTCAGAAAATTTTTTCCTCCCCTGATTACAGGAACAGTGGTATTTACCATTGGACTTTCCCTGTATCCTACCGCCATCAACTATATGGCTGGAGGAGTCGGGAACCCTTCGTATGGCTCGCCACTGAACTGGACACTCGCCTTTCTCACACTTGCAGTGGTAACCATGCTCAATCATCTGGGAAAAGGAATCTTCAAGCTTGCGTCCATCCTTATCGGCATCATTGTGGGTTATGGACTCTCTCTTGCTTTTGGCATCGTGGACTTCTCGGCAATCAATGAAGCGAGGTATTTCCAGGCACCTCAGCTTATGCATTTTGGTATCAAATTCGATATTGCTGCCAGTTTTTCCATGGGTATTCTGTTTGCAATCAATGCCATCCAAGCCATCGGGGATTTCACGGCAACCACGGTTGGCGCGATGGACAGGGAACCCACGACAAAGGAATTGAGAGCAGGAATTACCGGCTATGGCCTTACCAACATCCTCGGTTCTTTCATGGGTGGACTTCCCACAGCTACCTACAGCCAGAATGTTGGTATAGTGACCACCACCCGTGTCATCAACCGGTTCACCCTTGGTCTTTCTGCCTTGATACTCTTACTTGCGGGACTGATCCCGAAGTTCAGCGCCGTCTTGACAACGATACCCCAAAGTGTACTGGGAGGAGCGACCATCAGTGTATTTGCCTCAATTGCCATGACCGGTATGAAACTGGTAGTATCTGAGGAGATGAACTACCGAAACACTTCGATTGTAGGGCTCTCTGCAGCGCTGGGAATTGGGATAGCGGAATCGTCGGCTGCCCTTGCAACCTTCCCCGTTTGGTTCCAGAGTGTGTTCGGTCAGTCACCGGTGGTTATCGCAACAGTTGTAGCTGTTGCTCTGAATATCATGTTACCGAAGAGGGATTAG
- a CDS encoding nucleoside hydrolase: MERVILDVDTGLDDAVALFLAAGLDTLHIEALIATNGNVGLEKTLENTLNIAETAGLECPVYKGAEKPLVREPVAAGDFHGESGLDGPVFPPRQRQAVQEENGIDAMIRLLHTYPGEITVISVGPLTDLALAMQKDGEVAQLAKQIIIMGGSFSNGNVTAFAEFNTYADPEAAQVVFSSGAKLVLFPLDCTRQVTLSPSRLEGYHTIKTNSAQVFAACMDTYQANYTRQKQGWPQMHDPLCVAYLADPQKVQTEYKRVWVDCQRGPSYGRTIKEETKNNDGVHIATSIDIPWFWSLVDKAFAVLP, from the coding sequence ATGGAACGAGTCATACTGGATGTTGATACCGGCCTTGATGATGCGGTTGCGCTGTTTCTTGCAGCAGGATTGGATACACTTCACATAGAGGCACTCATAGCCACGAACGGAAATGTCGGGTTGGAGAAAACCCTTGAAAACACGCTGAATATTGCTGAGACTGCTGGATTGGAGTGCCCTGTCTATAAAGGAGCCGAAAAACCTCTGGTACGTGAACCGGTAGCTGCAGGGGATTTCCACGGGGAGTCGGGTCTTGATGGCCCCGTTTTCCCACCTCGACAGAGACAAGCAGTACAGGAAGAGAACGGCATTGATGCCATGATCAGGCTCTTGCATACCTATCCAGGAGAGATAACCGTCATCAGCGTTGGGCCACTGACCGACCTTGCATTGGCTATGCAGAAAGATGGAGAGGTAGCACAACTCGCCAAGCAGATCATCATCATGGGAGGCTCCTTCAGCAATGGAAATGTTACCGCTTTTGCTGAATTCAACACCTATGCAGACCCTGAGGCAGCGCAGGTTGTCTTCTCCAGTGGTGCCAAGTTGGTGCTCTTCCCCCTCGATTGTACCAGACAGGTTACCTTGAGCCCCTCACGCCTGGAAGGCTACCATACGATCAAGACGAATTCGGCACAGGTATTTGCCGCTTGCATGGACACCTACCAAGCCAACTATACCCGTCAGAAGCAAGGTTGGCCACAGATGCATGACCCCTTATGTGTGGCCTATCTAGCCGATCCTCAGAAAGTACAGACTGAGTACAAGCGGGTGTGGGTTGATTGCCAGAGGGGCCCTTCCTATGGAAGAACCATCAAGGAAGAGACAAAAAACAACGATGGAGTGCATATTGCCACCTCCATCGATATTCCTTGGTTCTGGTCGCTGGTTGATAAAGCTTTTGCTGTCCTCCCCTAG
- a CDS encoding NAD(P)H-dependent oxidoreductase translates to MDFIDAMQHRFACKRYDEQRNVSDAQLKQILEYGRLTPTSFGLELWSFHVVRSAGKKTALFHACFDQESVATSAFTVAVMVRKAAFANPDGELVHSRGKRFPDPIDVFIDDYRPYYEYLKQEGRLDCWLKSQGYLAIANMMTGAALMGIQSCAIEGFHEQQVLNVLSLDGNQWQASLLATFGYPAEAERPKIRERLEDLVVFH, encoded by the coding sequence ATGGATTTTATCGATGCCATGCAACATCGCTTTGCTTGTAAACGCTATGATGAACAGAGAAATGTCAGTGATGCTCAACTGAAACAGATCCTTGAATACGGTAGATTGACTCCCACGTCCTTTGGTCTTGAACTGTGGTCCTTTCATGTAGTGAGGAGTGCAGGAAAGAAAACAGCACTCTTTCATGCATGTTTTGACCAGGAGTCAGTGGCAACAAGTGCCTTTACCGTTGCTGTAATGGTGAGGAAAGCTGCATTTGCCAATCCTGATGGAGAGTTGGTGCATAGTCGTGGAAAGCGATTCCCCGATCCTATTGATGTGTTCATTGACGATTATCGTCCCTACTACGAGTATCTCAAACAGGAAGGTCGTCTGGACTGTTGGTTGAAGAGCCAAGGATATCTGGCAATAGCCAATATGATGACAGGGGCTGCCCTGATGGGTATCCAAAGCTGTGCCATTGAAGGTTTTCATGAACAACAGGTTCTTAATGTACTGTCACTCGATGGGAATCAGTGGCAAGCTTCCTTGCTCGCAACCTTCGGCTATCCTGCTGAAGCAGAACGGCCGAAGATTCGCGAACGCTTGGAAGATCTGGTTGTCTTCCACTAG
- a CDS encoding purine-nucleoside phosphorylase, which yields MTPHNRASKADIAPVVLAPGDPLRAKLVAEHFLEDARLVTDVRNVLGYTGVYKQMPVSVLSTGMGGPSVGIYSYELFTEYGVDAIIRIGTCGGLQPSIAVGDLIAAMTASTDSNWAHQYNLKGSLSPVCDSNLLLRALAEAKKLDIPMHAGMVFSSDLFSSYNALGEDSWQAWARMGALAQDMETYALYSTAAWTKKHALSLLTMTDSCVTGQGFGDEMRTVGLYPMIEVALQVASEVR from the coding sequence ATGACTCCTCACAATAGAGCATCCAAGGCAGATATTGCACCGGTGGTGCTTGCTCCTGGGGATCCCTTGCGAGCAAAGCTGGTAGCTGAACACTTCCTTGAAGATGCCCGTCTGGTCACCGATGTGAGAAACGTTCTTGGATACACAGGTGTCTACAAGCAAATGCCGGTCTCAGTGCTCTCTACTGGGATGGGCGGCCCATCGGTTGGCATATACAGCTATGAACTGTTCACTGAGTATGGGGTTGATGCCATCATACGTATCGGGACCTGTGGAGGCTTGCAACCATCCATCGCTGTGGGGGACTTGATTGCTGCAATGACTGCAAGTACTGATAGCAATTGGGCTCACCAGTATAACCTGAAGGGAAGTCTCAGTCCCGTCTGCGATTCCAATCTACTGCTAAGGGCACTTGCGGAAGCCAAGAAGCTTGATATACCCATGCATGCCGGTATGGTGTTTTCCAGTGACCTTTTTTCTTCCTACAATGCACTGGGAGAGGATAGTTGGCAGGCTTGGGCAAGGATGGGTGCTTTGGCACAGGATATGGAAACCTATGCCTTGTACAGTACTGCTGCATGGACAAAGAAACATGCATTGAGTCTGCTTACCATGACAGACAGTTGTGTAACCGGTCAGGGCTTTGGCGATGAGATGCGCACAGTAGGCTTGTACCCCATGATTGAGGTCGCCTTGCAGGTTGCGAGTGAGGTGCGCTGA
- a CDS encoding ABC transporter permease: protein MSMILGMLPSVLMIVAPILITAIGGMICEKSGVVNIALEGLMAIGACTAAAAHVLMEMAGVPQTLSLFLALTMGFVVGGLFSLIHAVAAINLNADQTISGTGINLLSTGVTIFASQILFNADRTKEFMMGMQTDALGIYPTAYIAVAVVVLSWILLYKLPFGMHLRACGEHPGAAESVGINVKKMRYFAVISSGVLAGLAGGCVVLTQTIQYTSNTINGRGFIALAAVSFGRWSPLGVTGAAFLFGTAQAFAIIANNVPALKALPSEVFNILPYVVTLVALVLSSGKNYAPRAAGKPYEKGAS, encoded by the coding sequence ATGAGTATGATACTTGGAATGCTACCTTCTGTATTGATGATCGTGGCCCCCATTCTCATCACCGCTATTGGTGGGATGATCTGTGAGAAGTCAGGGGTGGTAAATATTGCCTTGGAAGGCCTTATGGCAATCGGAGCATGTACAGCGGCAGCTGCACATGTACTGATGGAGATGGCCGGGGTTCCTCAAACACTTTCCCTCTTCCTGGCCTTGACCATGGGGTTTGTAGTTGGGGGACTGTTCTCCCTTATCCATGCTGTGGCAGCAATCAATCTTAATGCTGACCAGACCATCAGTGGTACCGGTATCAACCTGCTCTCCACTGGTGTAACGATTTTTGCCAGCCAGATTCTCTTCAATGCAGACAGAACCAAAGAGTTCATGATGGGCATGCAGACAGACGCACTCGGCATCTATCCGACTGCCTATATTGCTGTTGCTGTTGTTGTCCTCTCATGGATCCTGCTTTACAAGCTCCCCTTCGGGATGCACCTCAGAGCATGTGGAGAACATCCTGGAGCTGCTGAAAGTGTCGGTATCAACGTGAAGAAGATGCGCTATTTTGCTGTTATCTCCAGTGGTGTCCTTGCTGGTCTTGCAGGTGGTTGTGTGGTGCTTACCCAGACCATCCAATATACAAGCAATACCATCAACGGTCGTGGATTTATCGCACTTGCTGCTGTTTCTTTCGGTCGTTGGAGCCCTCTAGGGGTAACCGGTGCAGCTTTCCTCTTTGGAACAGCACAGGCTTTTGCCATCATCGCGAACAACGTTCCTGCATTGAAGGCTCTTCCTTCGGAAGTTTTCAATATCCTTCCCTATGTCGTGACGCTCGTGGCACTGGTGCTTTCCAGTGGCAAGAACTATGCGCCACGTGCTGCAGGCAAGCCATATGAGAAGGGGGCAAGCTGA
- a CDS encoding ABC transporter permease: protein MKLTRERLIQSDGAVSVLVVVLGFLVGTILVALVGKNPLNMYKAILQALSGYNIDNGKMNVRYIGETLNYSVPFILCGLSMGFANRVGLFNIGGEGQYIMGMTIAQMVALLGPQIQGLHWVLAIVCAIIIGSLWGGLVGVLKAKYEVSEVVSTIMLNYIALYLSRIISLQMPGATTYKTADFPETALITNDFFTKITNYSLLNNGIFLMIIAVIVFWFIMEKTSLGFGMRATGFNKEAARASGIPVVKSIALSMAIAGAFAGLAGGIVALGSFKYGRVLSGMDNYGFDGIAVALVGNSTALGTTLAGLLFGMLKNAQALMQGKQIPKEITFIIQGMIVIFIALRSALILYQQHLDKKKLQKEVGVK from the coding sequence ATGAAGCTAACCCGGGAACGACTTATACAAAGCGACGGGGCAGTTTCGGTCCTTGTCGTAGTCCTTGGTTTCCTTGTAGGGACCATCCTGGTTGCCTTGGTGGGCAAGAACCCGCTCAACATGTACAAGGCAATCCTGCAAGCACTCAGCGGATACAATATCGACAACGGAAAGATGAACGTCCGTTATATTGGTGAGACTCTCAACTACTCGGTTCCCTTCATCCTCTGTGGACTTTCCATGGGGTTTGCAAACCGAGTAGGTCTGTTCAATATCGGTGGAGAAGGGCAGTACATCATGGGCATGACCATTGCACAGATGGTTGCCTTGCTTGGTCCACAGATACAAGGGCTGCACTGGGTGCTTGCCATTGTCTGTGCAATTATCATTGGATCCCTCTGGGGTGGATTGGTAGGAGTGCTGAAAGCAAAGTATGAAGTAAGTGAGGTTGTCTCAACCATCATGCTCAACTACATTGCTTTGTATCTAAGCCGAATCATCTCACTCCAAATGCCTGGAGCTACCACTTACAAGACAGCTGACTTCCCTGAGACTGCCTTAATCACCAATGACTTCTTCACCAAGATCACCAACTATTCGCTGTTGAATAATGGTATCTTCTTAATGATAATCGCAGTGATCGTGTTCTGGTTCATCATGGAAAAAACCAGTCTTGGGTTTGGCATGCGGGCTACTGGATTCAACAAGGAAGCAGCGAGGGCAAGCGGTATACCGGTGGTAAAATCCATTGCACTTTCTATGGCCATCGCTGGGGCTTTTGCAGGCCTTGCTGGAGGTATTGTTGCATTGGGTTCCTTTAAGTATGGAAGAGTCCTCTCTGGGATGGACAACTATGGTTTTGACGGTATTGCCGTTGCCTTGGTAGGAAACAGCACTGCTCTTGGTACCACCCTCGCGGGACTCCTGTTCGGTATGCTCAAGAACGCACAAGCTCTGATGCAAGGGAAGCAGATACCGAAAGAGATAACCTTCATCATCCAAGGAATGATTGTAATCTTCATTGCCCTTCGTTCAGCCTTGATCCTCTACCAACAGCACCTCGATAAGAAAAAACTGCAGAAGGAGGTAGGAGTCAAATGA